A section of the Agromyces aurantiacus genome encodes:
- a CDS encoding polyribonucleotide nucleotidyltransferase has protein sequence MEGPEITFAETVIDNGRFGTRTIRFETGRLAQQAQGSAVAYIDDETMLLSATSVSKQPKEHFDFFPLTIDVEERMYAAGRIPGSFFRREGRPSTEAILTCRLIDRPLRPSFVEGLRNEVQVVVTVLAIEPDELYDVLAINSASLSTQLSSLPFSGPIGGVRVALIDGQWVGFPKHSQLEDAVFSMVVAGRVVTEADGSQDVAIMMIEAEATDNAFTLIQAGAVKPDETVIAQGIEASKPFIKQLVEAQQEVAKTAAKPTADYPTFPPYQDATKAAVEELALEELKGIYQIAGKVERQDADDALKARVKEAIAAKVDAGELPESANGEVSAAYKSVTKHVVRSRVLSEGVRIDGRGLADIRPLDAEVQVIPRVHGSAIFQRGETQILGVTTLNMLKMEQQIDSLSPVTKKRYMHNYNFPPYSTGETGRVGSPKRREIGHGALAERALVPVLPSREEFPYAIRQVSEALGSNGSTSMGSVCASTLSLLNAGVPLKAPVAGIAMGLISDTVDGETRYAALTDILGAEDALGDMDFKVAGTSEFVTAIQLDTKLDGIPASVLAGALTQAKEARTTILQVLNAAIEGPDEMAPTAPRVISVQIPVDKIGELIGPKGKTINGIQDETGAEISIEEDGTVYIGATDGPSAEAARAAVNAIANPTNPEVGEQFLGTVVKIAAFGAFISLLPGKDGLLHISEVRKLAGGKRVENVEDVLGVGQKLLVEITKIDDRGKLSLAPVVAEDADTNGREAEPVHADAPAEGADA, from the coding sequence TTGGAAGGTCCTGAGATCACGTTCGCCGAAACGGTCATCGACAACGGTCGGTTCGGCACCCGCACCATCCGCTTCGAGACCGGCCGTCTCGCCCAGCAGGCGCAGGGCTCCGCGGTCGCCTACATCGACGACGAGACCATGCTGCTCTCCGCCACGTCGGTGTCGAAGCAGCCGAAGGAGCACTTCGACTTCTTCCCGCTCACGATCGACGTCGAGGAGCGCATGTACGCCGCGGGCCGCATCCCCGGCTCGTTCTTCCGTCGCGAGGGCCGCCCCTCGACCGAGGCGATCCTCACCTGCCGCCTGATCGACCGCCCGCTGCGCCCCTCGTTCGTCGAGGGCCTGCGCAACGAGGTCCAGGTCGTCGTGACGGTGCTCGCCATCGAGCCCGACGAGCTCTACGACGTGCTCGCGATCAACAGCGCGTCGCTCTCGACGCAGCTGTCGAGCCTGCCGTTCTCCGGCCCGATCGGCGGCGTGCGCGTCGCCCTGATCGACGGCCAGTGGGTCGGCTTCCCGAAGCACTCGCAGCTCGAGGACGCGGTCTTCAGCATGGTCGTCGCCGGCCGTGTCGTGACCGAGGCCGACGGCTCGCAGGACGTCGCGATCATGATGATCGAGGCCGAGGCCACCGACAACGCCTTCACCCTGATCCAGGCCGGCGCCGTCAAGCCCGACGAGACCGTCATCGCCCAGGGCATCGAGGCCTCGAAGCCGTTCATCAAGCAGCTCGTCGAGGCGCAGCAGGAGGTCGCCAAGACCGCCGCCAAGCCGACCGCCGACTACCCGACCTTCCCGCCCTACCAGGACGCGACGAAGGCCGCGGTCGAGGAGCTCGCGCTCGAGGAGCTCAAGGGCATCTACCAGATCGCCGGCAAGGTCGAGCGACAGGACGCCGACGACGCGCTCAAGGCGCGCGTCAAGGAGGCCATCGCGGCCAAGGTCGACGCGGGCGAGCTGCCCGAGTCGGCGAACGGCGAGGTCTCGGCGGCCTACAAGTCGGTCACCAAGCACGTCGTCCGCTCGCGCGTCCTCTCCGAGGGCGTGCGCATCGACGGCCGCGGGCTCGCCGACATCCGGCCGCTCGACGCCGAGGTGCAGGTCATCCCGCGCGTGCACGGCTCCGCGATCTTCCAGCGCGGCGAGACCCAGATCCTGGGCGTCACCACGCTGAACATGCTCAAGATGGAGCAGCAGATCGACTCGCTGAGCCCGGTCACCAAGAAGCGCTACATGCACAACTACAACTTCCCGCCCTACTCGACGGGTGAGACGGGTCGTGTCGGTTCGCCGAAGCGTCGCGAGATCGGCCACGGCGCACTCGCCGAGCGCGCCCTCGTGCCGGTGCTGCCGAGCCGCGAGGAGTTCCCGTACGCGATCCGCCAGGTCTCCGAGGCGCTGGGCTCGAACGGCTCCACCTCGATGGGCTCGGTCTGCGCGTCCACCCTGTCGCTCCTGAACGCGGGCGTGCCGCTGAAGGCGCCGGTCGCGGGTATCGCGATGGGCCTCATCTCCGACACCGTCGACGGCGAGACCCGCTACGCGGCGCTCACCGACATCCTCGGTGCGGAGGACGCGCTCGGCGACATGGACTTCAAGGTCGCCGGCACCTCCGAGTTCGTCACCGCGATCCAGCTCGACACGAAGCTCGACGGCATCCCCGCGTCGGTGCTCGCCGGCGCGCTGACCCAGGCGAAGGAGGCGCGCACCACGATCCTGCAGGTGCTGAACGCCGCCATCGAGGGCCCCGACGAGATGGCGCCCACCGCGCCGCGCGTGATCAGCGTGCAGATCCCGGTCGACAAGATCGGCGAGCTCATCGGCCCCAAGGGCAAGACGATCAACGGCATCCAGGATGAGACGGGCGCCGAGATCTCGATCGAGGAGGACGGCACGGTCTACATCGGCGCGACCGACGGCCCCTCGGCCGAGGCCGCCCGCGCCGCCGTGAACGCGATCGCCAACCCGACCAACCCCGAGGTCGGCGAGCAGTTCCTCGGCACGGTCGTGAAGATCGCCGCGTTCGGCGCGTTCATCTCGCTGCTGCCCGGCAAGGACGGCCTGCTGCACATCTCCGAGGTGCGCAAGCTCGCGGGTGGCAAGCGCGTCGAGAACGTCGAGGACGTGCTCGGCGTCGGCCAGAAGCTGCTCGTCGAGATCACCAAGATCGACGACCGCGGCAAGCTCTCGCTCGCGCCGGTCGTCGCGGAGGACGCGGACACCAACGGCCGCGAGGCCGAGCCGGTCCACGCCGACGCGCCCGCTGAGGGCGCCGACGCGTAG
- a CDS encoding ArsR/SmtB family transcription factor, translating to MSDDNDLEAWPSSTRHPGIDHILPSESLKSLAHPLRVRIYDELSAYGPLTASMLGERLGETSGATSYHLRQLARSGLVQEDESRGKGRERWWERRPGSIAIPEARDLPPGSAERLAVRLVEDEWYRSREQNFREFLADGDQVFGRDWLDVATSDTINIRLTPEQLHGLVTEIDAVLEKYIGAYKRTPSPGSRPVQVHINAFPLVRGEPTDHPDEESR from the coding sequence ATGAGCGACGACAACGACCTCGAAGCCTGGCCGAGCAGCACCCGGCACCCCGGGATCGACCACATCCTCCCCTCCGAGAGCCTCAAGAGCCTCGCCCACCCGCTGCGCGTCCGGATCTACGATGAGCTGTCCGCGTACGGCCCGTTGACGGCGAGCATGCTGGGCGAACGCCTCGGCGAGACGAGCGGAGCGACGAGCTACCACCTCCGCCAGCTCGCGCGCTCCGGGCTCGTGCAGGAGGACGAGAGCCGCGGCAAGGGCCGCGAGCGCTGGTGGGAGCGGCGCCCGGGCTCCATCGCGATCCCCGAGGCGCGCGACCTGCCGCCCGGCAGCGCCGAGCGCTTGGCGGTCCGCCTCGTCGAGGACGAGTGGTACCGCTCCCGCGAGCAGAACTTCCGCGAGTTCCTCGCCGACGGCGACCAGGTCTTCGGGCGCGACTGGCTCGACGTCGCGACCTCCGACACCATCAACATCCGGCTGACGCCGGAGCAGCTGCACGGGCTCGTGACCGAGATCGACGCCGTGCTCGAGAAGTACATCGGCGCCTACAAGCGCACGCCCTCGCCGGGCTCGCGGCCCGTGCAGGTCCACATCAACGCGTTCCCGCTCGTGCGCGGCGAACCGACCGACCATCCAGACGAGGAGTCACGATGA
- a CDS encoding ATP-grasp domain-containing protein — protein sequence MRVAVLRCERLPRFVTWEIPDVDALFEDDRLLIAALGRRGVDAVPLAWSDDADWAAFDLAVLRSTWDYVDRLPEFLAALEAIEARGCRVRNPIDAVRWNSDKHYLVDLAEMGVPVVPVIRASSVERAAVARAVAAAGWDELVVKPTVGVGGAGVVRLRASRLVDHLASTSGPVFVQPFAPAVLDEGEYSFAVIGGEVSHALRKRPAEGDFRAHGIYGGTIERHTPTESDLMEIRELAARLPFELDYARIDVVRFAGRLRVLELELIEPILYLGMADGSADMLADAVLRHLRT from the coding sequence ATGCGCGTCGCCGTGCTCCGCTGCGAACGACTTCCGCGATTCGTGACGTGGGAGATCCCGGACGTCGACGCCCTGTTCGAGGACGACCGGCTCCTCATCGCGGCGCTGGGCCGCCGCGGCGTCGATGCGGTGCCCCTGGCATGGTCGGATGACGCCGACTGGGCGGCGTTCGACCTCGCCGTGCTGCGCAGCACGTGGGACTACGTCGACCGGCTGCCCGAGTTCCTGGCCGCCCTCGAGGCGATCGAGGCCCGCGGCTGTCGCGTCCGCAACCCGATCGATGCCGTTCGCTGGAACAGCGACAAGCACTACCTCGTGGACCTCGCGGAAATGGGAGTGCCCGTCGTGCCGGTCATCCGCGCGTCGTCCGTCGAGCGGGCCGCCGTCGCACGCGCTGTGGCGGCGGCGGGATGGGACGAACTGGTGGTCAAGCCGACCGTCGGCGTCGGCGGGGCCGGCGTCGTCCGGCTGCGCGCCTCGCGGCTGGTCGACCACCTCGCCTCGACGAGCGGCCCCGTGTTCGTGCAGCCCTTCGCCCCGGCGGTGCTCGACGAGGGCGAGTACTCCTTCGCCGTGATCGGCGGCGAGGTGAGTCACGCGCTGCGCAAGCGCCCGGCCGAGGGCGACTTCCGAGCACACGGGATCTACGGCGGCACGATCGAGCGGCACACTCCTACCGAGAGCGACCTTATGGAGATCCGCGAGCTCGCCGCGCGCCTGCCCTTCGAGCTCGACTACGCCCGGATCGACGTCGTGCGGTTCGCCGGGCGACTCCGCGTGCTCGAGCTCGAGCTCATCGAACCCATCCTGTACCTCGGGATGGCGGACGGTTCGGCTGACATGCTCGCCGACGCGGTGCTGCGCCACTTGCGCACCTGA
- a CDS encoding Lrp/AsnC family transcriptional regulator: MDGYDAVDRALLRALSEDPRATVVALAERLRMSRNTVQARMSRLDAAGAFLSFERSIDPTPLGYPLEAFVAVHARQKVLAEVVRALAEIPEVIQAHGLSGQIDLLVRVVCRDAHDLFRIDEEILAIDGVERTETSLAMGELIPFRLAPLLMR, translated from the coding sequence ATGGACGGCTACGACGCGGTGGACCGCGCGCTGCTGCGGGCGCTCTCCGAGGACCCGCGCGCGACCGTGGTGGCACTGGCCGAGCGGCTCCGGATGAGCCGGAACACCGTGCAGGCCCGGATGTCGCGGCTGGACGCCGCGGGCGCGTTCCTCTCCTTCGAGCGCAGCATCGATCCCACCCCGCTCGGGTACCCCCTCGAGGCGTTCGTGGCCGTGCACGCCCGCCAGAAGGTCCTCGCCGAGGTCGTGCGCGCCCTCGCCGAGATCCCCGAGGTGATCCAGGCCCACGGCCTCTCCGGCCAGATCGACCTGCTCGTGCGCGTGGTGTGCCGCGACGCGCACGACCTGTTCCGCATCGACGAGGAGATCCTCGCGATCGACGGGGTCGAACGCACCGAGACCTCGCTCGCGATGGGCGAGCTGATCCCCTTCCGGCTCGCGCCGCTGCTGATGCGCTGA
- the pdhA gene encoding pyruvate dehydrogenase (acetyl-transferring) E1 component subunit alpha, protein MTPSDREATGLLTRPDDLVQLLDQSGIRHANPEFDRWIADVDTDALIALHRDMAVVRRLDAEATALQRQGELALWPPLAGQEAAQIGSARALHDDDFVFSSYREHAIAWLRGVQPHELLSVWRGAAPSGWNPFDKGMAIPQIIIGAQALHAVGWAMGAKWEGSDAASIAYFGDGATSEGDVNEAFVFAASFGAPTVFFCQNNGWAISEPVGLQSNQPLARRADGFGMPGIRVDGNDVLAVLAVTRWALDRARRGEGPSLIEAVTYRMGPHTTADDPKRYRTDDDLATWRERDPIARVHALLEASGADMEAVDADVKTAADRAAAELRAGITAIPDPEPMSVFDHVYAEPNSHLERQKERYAWYLAMFGDEDGGAR, encoded by the coding sequence ATGACCCCTTCCGACCGAGAGGCGACCGGGCTGCTCACCCGCCCAGACGACCTCGTCCAGCTCCTCGACCAGTCCGGCATCCGGCACGCGAACCCCGAGTTCGACCGCTGGATCGCCGACGTCGACACCGACGCGCTGATCGCCCTCCATCGCGACATGGCCGTGGTGCGCCGACTCGATGCCGAGGCCACCGCGCTGCAGCGCCAGGGCGAGCTCGCCCTCTGGCCGCCGCTCGCGGGGCAGGAGGCCGCGCAGATCGGCTCGGCGCGCGCGCTGCACGACGACGACTTCGTGTTCTCGAGCTACCGCGAGCACGCCATCGCGTGGCTGCGCGGCGTGCAGCCCCACGAGCTGCTGAGCGTCTGGCGCGGCGCCGCGCCGTCCGGGTGGAACCCCTTCGACAAGGGGATGGCGATCCCGCAGATCATCATCGGCGCGCAGGCGCTGCACGCGGTCGGCTGGGCCATGGGCGCGAAGTGGGAAGGCTCCGACGCCGCCTCGATCGCGTACTTCGGCGACGGCGCCACGAGCGAGGGCGATGTCAACGAGGCCTTCGTGTTCGCGGCGAGCTTCGGCGCACCCACGGTCTTCTTCTGCCAGAACAACGGCTGGGCGATCTCCGAACCGGTCGGCCTGCAGTCCAACCAGCCGCTCGCGCGGCGTGCCGACGGCTTCGGCATGCCCGGCATCCGCGTCGACGGCAACGACGTGCTCGCGGTGCTCGCGGTCACCCGCTGGGCGCTCGACCGTGCGCGCCGCGGCGAGGGGCCGTCGCTCATCGAGGCCGTCACCTACCGCATGGGACCGCACACCACCGCCGACGACCCCAAGCGCTACCGCACCGACGACGACCTCGCGACCTGGCGCGAGCGCGACCCGATCGCGCGCGTGCACGCCCTGCTCGAGGCATCCGGCGCCGACATGGAGGCCGTCGACGCCGACGTGAAGACGGCCGCCGACCGCGCCGCCGCCGAGCTGCGCGCCGGCATCACCGCGATCCCCGACCCCGAGCCCATGAGCGTGTTCGACCACGTCTACGCCGAGCCCAACAGCCACCTCGAGCGGCAGAAGGAGCGGTACGCCTGGTACCTCGCCATGTTCGGCGACGAGGACGGAGGCGCCCGATGA
- a CDS encoding alpha-ketoacid dehydrogenase subunit beta, with the protein MTTITFGKAINEGLRRALADDDKVVLLGEDIGTLGGVFRITDGLKAEFGEHRVVDTPLSEAGIVGTAVGLAYRGFRPVVEIQFDGFVYPAFDQIVAQVAKLHYRSRGAVRMPLVIRIPFGGGIGAAEHHSESPEAYFTHTAGLRVIACSNPADAYVMIRQAIASDDPVVFLEPKRRYHVKGEVDLDANLADARPMGVATVVAPGRDVTLVTYGALVQTARDAATAAAEEGVSIEVIDLRSLAPVDYSTIEASVRRTGRLVVAHEAGEQGGVGAEIAASITERCFEFLEAAPVRVTGHDIPYPPAKLEQYHLPDLDRILDGVDRAMGRPNSLSEVEA; encoded by the coding sequence ATGACGACCATCACCTTCGGCAAGGCCATCAACGAGGGGCTTCGCCGCGCCCTCGCCGACGACGACAAGGTCGTCCTGCTCGGCGAGGACATCGGCACGCTCGGCGGCGTGTTCCGCATCACCGACGGGCTCAAGGCCGAGTTCGGCGAGCACCGCGTGGTCGACACGCCGCTCTCCGAGGCCGGCATCGTCGGCACGGCCGTCGGCCTCGCATACCGCGGCTTCCGCCCGGTCGTCGAGATCCAGTTCGACGGGTTCGTCTACCCGGCGTTCGACCAGATCGTGGCGCAGGTGGCCAAGCTGCACTACCGCTCGCGCGGCGCCGTGCGCATGCCGCTCGTCATCCGCATCCCGTTCGGCGGTGGCATCGGCGCGGCCGAGCACCACTCCGAGTCGCCCGAGGCGTACTTCACGCACACCGCCGGCCTGCGCGTCATCGCGTGCTCGAACCCCGCCGACGCGTACGTCATGATCCGCCAGGCGATCGCGAGCGACGACCCCGTGGTCTTCCTCGAGCCCAAGCGCCGGTACCACGTCAAGGGCGAGGTCGACCTCGACGCCAACCTCGCCGACGCACGGCCCATGGGCGTGGCCACCGTCGTCGCCCCGGGTCGCGACGTGACGCTCGTCACCTACGGCGCGCTCGTGCAGACCGCGAGGGATGCCGCGACCGCCGCCGCGGAGGAGGGCGTGTCGATCGAGGTCATCGACCTGCGCTCGCTCGCGCCCGTCGACTACTCCACCATCGAGGCGTCGGTGCGGCGCACCGGCCGGCTCGTCGTCGCCCACGAGGCGGGCGAGCAGGGCGGCGTGGGCGCCGAGATCGCCGCGTCGATCACCGAGCGCTGCTTCGAGTTCCTCGAGGCCGCGCCCGTGCGCGTGACCGGGCACGACATCCCGTACCCGCCGGCGAAGCTCGAGCAGTACCACCTGCCCGACCTCGACCGCATCCTCGACGGGGTCGACCGCGCGATGGGCCGCCCGAACTCGCTGAGCGAGGTGGAGGCGTGA
- a CDS encoding dihydrolipoamide acetyltransferase family protein, producing MIRDFALPDLGEGLTESEIVAWRVKVGDHVELNQIIADVETAKAVVELPSPFEGTVTALHAAEGETVNVGEKLFSCDTGEGAGAEAAAPAQEAAAAVASTAVASPAPATAEVETREPTLVGYGAGAERGPKRRARRLGGGAAALAADLVPAPPEHDRLEPDTATHAVNGLHDGDERPERPRSTPPVRKLARDLGVDLEHVVGTGERGLITRADVEAAASGTGMRAEEHATVQAVAGRSETPTAATTETRIPIKGVRKHTAAAMVRSAFTAPHVTEFLTVDVTATMELLAAIREDRAYAGHRVTPLAVVAKALCIAATRTPEVNSRWEEGAQEIVRFGHVNLGIAAATERGLVVPNIKGAEGMTLIELADAIAALADTARAGRTAPGDLSGGTISITNIGVFGIDAGTPILNPGEAAILAMGAVRRTPWEHRGEIALRDVMTLSLSFDHRLVDGEQGSRFLADIGRILRDPGLALTMA from the coding sequence ATGATCCGCGACTTCGCACTGCCCGACCTCGGTGAGGGGCTCACCGAGTCCGAGATCGTCGCGTGGCGCGTCAAGGTCGGCGACCACGTCGAGCTCAACCAGATCATCGCCGACGTCGAGACCGCCAAGGCGGTGGTCGAACTGCCGTCGCCGTTCGAGGGCACGGTCACGGCGCTGCACGCGGCCGAAGGCGAGACCGTCAACGTCGGCGAGAAGCTGTTCTCGTGCGACACCGGTGAGGGGGCCGGCGCGGAGGCCGCGGCACCCGCGCAGGAGGCCGCCGCGGCGGTCGCGTCGACGGCCGTCGCGTCGCCCGCCCCGGCGACGGCCGAGGTCGAGACTCGCGAACCGACGCTCGTCGGCTACGGTGCCGGCGCCGAGCGGGGCCCCAAGCGGCGCGCTCGTCGCCTCGGCGGGGGAGCGGCGGCGCTCGCGGCCGATCTCGTCCCGGCGCCGCCCGAGCACGACCGCCTGGAGCCCGACACGGCGACGCACGCCGTGAACGGCCTGCACGACGGCGACGAGCGGCCCGAGCGCCCGCGGTCCACGCCGCCCGTGCGCAAGCTCGCGCGCGACCTCGGCGTCGACCTCGAGCACGTGGTCGGCACGGGCGAGCGCGGACTCATCACCCGGGCCGACGTCGAGGCCGCGGCATCCGGAACCGGGATGCGCGCGGAGGAGCACGCGACGGTCCAGGCGGTGGCCGGCCGTTCCGAGACCCCGACCGCCGCGACGACCGAGACGCGCATCCCGATCAAGGGCGTGCGCAAGCACACCGCGGCGGCCATGGTGCGCAGCGCCTTCACGGCGCCGCATGTCACCGAGTTCCTCACGGTCGACGTGACCGCCACGATGGAACTCCTCGCGGCCATCCGCGAGGACCGCGCGTACGCCGGGCATCGCGTGACCCCGCTCGCGGTCGTCGCGAAGGCGCTGTGCATCGCGGCGACCCGCACGCCCGAGGTGAACTCGCGCTGGGAGGAGGGCGCGCAGGAGATCGTGCGCTTCGGCCACGTCAACCTCGGCATCGCCGCGGCGACCGAGCGGGGCCTCGTGGTGCCGAACATCAAGGGCGCCGAGGGCATGACGCTCATCGAGCTCGCCGACGCGATCGCCGCGCTCGCCGACACGGCCCGCGCCGGACGCACCGCGCCCGGCGACCTCTCGGGCGGCACGATCTCGATCACGAACATCGGCGTGTTCGGCATCGACGCCGGCACGCCCATCCTGAACCCCGGCGAGGCGGCGATCCTCGCAATGGGCGCCGTGCGGCGCACGCCGTGGGAGCATCGGGGCGAGATCGCGCTGCGCGACGTCATGACGCTCTCGCTCTCGTTCGACCACCGGCTGGTCGACGGCGAGCAGGGGTCGCGATTCCTCGCCGACATCGGCCGCATCCTGCGCGATCCGGGCCTGGCGCTGACCATGGCCTGA
- a CDS encoding 4a-hydroxytetrahydrobiopterin dehydratase, with amino-acid sequence MDERTPLSRDDVAAELEGSGFRHDGERLTAEFRTADFSSAVRLLDAVAEEADAANHHPDVRLGWGRIEFELASHDVGAVTGRDVRLARRIRALADQFGARPA; translated from the coding sequence ATGGACGAGCGCACGCCGCTCTCGCGCGACGACGTCGCGGCAGAACTCGAGGGATCGGGATTCCGCCACGACGGCGAACGGCTGACGGCGGAATTCCGGACGGCCGATTTCTCGAGCGCGGTGCGCCTGCTCGACGCCGTGGCGGAAGAGGCGGATGCCGCGAATCACCATCCCGATGTGCGACTCGGATGGGGCCGTATCGAATTCGAACTCGCGTCGCACGACGTCGGCGCGGTCACGGGGCGCGATGTCAGGCTCGCACGGCGTATCCGCGCGCTCGCCGATCAATTCGGCGCGCGCCCGGCGTGA
- a CDS encoding histone-like nucleoid-structuring protein Lsr2 → MAKRVVETLVDDIDGSDADRTISFSIDGTQYSIDLSSANAEKFEAAVAPYVAAARKTSSSRATGTGRARRAGASTGGDTKDAREWLRENGHQVSDRGRVPAPLMELYRNR, encoded by the coding sequence ATGGCCAAGCGTGTTGTCGAGACCCTCGTCGACGATATCGACGGATCCGACGCCGACCGCACCATCTCCTTCTCGATCGACGGAACCCAGTACTCGATCGATCTCTCGAGCGCCAATGCGGAGAAGTTCGAGGCGGCCGTCGCGCCGTATGTCGCGGCCGCCCGCAAGACGTCCTCGTCCCGGGCGACCGGCACGGGTCGAGCCCGCCGGGCAGGCGCCTCGACGGGCGGCGACACCAAGGACGCCCGGGAATGGCTCCGCGAGAACGGCCACCAGGTCTCCGACCGTGGTCGCGTGCCCGCCCCGCTCATGGAGCTCTACCGCAACCGCTGA
- a CDS encoding GNAT family N-acetyltransferase, with protein MVEPHVVTLRATRADDLDELFRIQLDPEANRMAAFTPEDPSDRAAFDAHWRRLFAREDVDSRTVRCDGRIVGSVSRWIDAESRQPEITYWIDRSEWGRGIATRAVRLFLDSQPRPVRARAAADNAASVAVLGKLGFVEVGRDRGYANARRAEIDEIEFELR; from the coding sequence ATGGTCGAGCCTCACGTCGTGACCCTGCGCGCGACCCGCGCGGACGATCTCGACGAGCTGTTCCGCATCCAACTCGATCCCGAGGCCAACCGCATGGCCGCCTTCACGCCGGAGGACCCGTCGGACCGGGCGGCCTTCGACGCGCACTGGCGACGGCTGTTCGCCCGCGAGGACGTCGACTCGCGCACCGTGCGCTGCGACGGCCGGATCGTCGGGAGCGTCTCCCGCTGGATCGACGCGGAGAGCCGCCAGCCCGAGATCACGTACTGGATCGACCGATCCGAATGGGGGCGCGGCATCGCCACGCGCGCCGTGCGGCTGTTCCTGGATTCGCAACCGCGCCCCGTGCGCGCGCGTGCGGCCGCCGACAACGCGGCCTCCGTCGCCGTGCTCGGCAAGCTGGGCTTCGTCGAGGTCGGGCGCGATCGCGGCTACGCGAACGCGCGCCGAGCCGAGATCGACGAGATCGAGTTCGAGCTGCGCTGA
- a CDS encoding SACE_7040 family transcriptional regulator, which produces MSDTLTERGRAKADRRAALLAAAARLFADRGYAGVTLEELGQAAGVSGPAVYRHFPGKSAVLAAILHDASEGLLEGGRRTVADAGDPAGALKALIRFHVDFALANADVIRVQDRDLTSLDEADAHEVRRLQREYVELWVGVLARLRPDRAEPELRIRAHAAFGLINSTPHSARTHGRRPADRVVRSILEDMAWSSLTS; this is translated from the coding sequence CTGAGCGACACGCTCACCGAGCGCGGCCGCGCCAAGGCCGACCGCCGCGCCGCGCTGCTGGCCGCCGCCGCGCGCCTGTTCGCCGACCGTGGCTACGCGGGCGTCACGCTCGAGGAACTGGGGCAGGCCGCGGGGGTCTCGGGACCCGCCGTGTACCGGCACTTCCCCGGCAAGTCGGCGGTCCTCGCGGCGATCCTCCACGACGCGAGCGAGGGCCTGCTCGAGGGCGGCCGACGCACCGTGGCGGATGCCGGCGACCCGGCCGGTGCCCTGAAGGCCCTCATCCGCTTCCACGTCGACTTCGCCCTCGCGAACGCCGACGTCATCCGCGTGCAGGACCGCGACCTCACGAGCCTCGACGAGGCCGACGCACATGAGGTCCGCCGCCTGCAGCGCGAGTACGTCGAACTGTGGGTGGGCGTGCTCGCCCGCCTCAGGCCCGACCGGGCCGAACCCGAGTTGCGCATCCGGGCCCACGCGGCCTTCGGACTGATCAACTCCACCCCCCACAGCGCCCGCACCCATGGGCGCCGACCCGCGGACAGGGTGGTCCGCAGCATCCTGGAGGACATGGCATGGTCGAGCCTCACGTCGTGA
- a CDS encoding MBL fold metallo-hydrolase, with translation MELTPGVRRIGNEIVACYLFIDDRGVTLVDAGLAGHYDDLVDELAAAGRTLDDLRAVILTHGDTDHIGFAERLRRDHGVPVYVHEADAARARGGDTPSTSFGRGIRPWPIVRFFAYALGKGGAKTEYLTEVRTVVDGDRLDLPGSPVIVGMPGHSPGSIAVHSPELDAVCVGDALTTRHVLTGRRGPQPAPFTDEPDEAIASLDRLAALDATWVLPGHGTPWNGGTADAVRLVREAAASVR, from the coding sequence ATGGAACTCACCCCCGGAGTGCGACGCATCGGCAACGAGATCGTCGCCTGCTACCTCTTCATCGACGACCGCGGCGTGACCCTCGTCGATGCCGGCCTCGCCGGCCACTACGACGACCTCGTCGACGAGCTCGCGGCCGCCGGACGCACGCTCGACGACCTCCGCGCCGTCATCCTGACCCACGGCGACACCGACCACATCGGCTTCGCCGAGCGCCTGCGCCGCGACCACGGCGTCCCCGTCTACGTCCACGAGGCCGATGCCGCGCGCGCCCGGGGCGGCGACACGCCGAGCACGTCGTTCGGGCGCGGCATCCGCCCCTGGCCGATCGTGCGCTTCTTCGCCTACGCGCTCGGCAAGGGCGGAGCCAAGACCGAGTACCTCACCGAGGTGCGCACGGTCGTCGACGGGGACCGGCTCGACCTGCCCGGGTCGCCCGTGATCGTCGGGATGCCCGGGCACTCGCCGGGCAGCATCGCCGTGCACTCCCCCGAGCTCGACGCCGTCTGCGTCGGCGACGCGCTCACCACGCGGCACGTGCTGACCGGCCGCCGCGGCCCGCAGCCCGCCCCGTTCACCGACGAGCCCGACGAGGCGATCGCCTCGCTCGACCGGCTCGCCGCACTCGACGCGACCTGGGTGCTCCCCGGCCACGGCACGCCGTGGAACGGCGGGACGGCCGACGCGGTGCGACTCGTGCGCGAGGCTGCGGCATCCGTCCGCTGA